In Blastopirellula sp. J2-11, a single genomic region encodes these proteins:
- a CDS encoding DUF421 domain-containing protein: MIDEWITAEWSELAMVVLSGIITYGAILAYTRIVGLRSFSKISAADFAMTIAVGSLFASTMSGSTPTLSVGLVAIATLFGGQWLVAFLRRSSKSVSQIVDNQPMLLMSRGGLLEENMRKANVTHADIYGKLREANVITLDDVLAVVFETTGDISVLHSNNPDATLAPELLVGVVGAETLPADLFASDSNSSS, from the coding sequence ATGATCGACGAATGGATCACCGCGGAATGGAGCGAACTGGCGATGGTGGTTCTCTCGGGGATCATCACCTATGGGGCAATCCTCGCGTATACTCGGATTGTCGGCTTGCGCAGTTTCTCCAAAATATCGGCGGCCGACTTTGCGATGACGATCGCCGTCGGCTCCCTCTTTGCGTCGACCATGTCTGGTTCGACGCCGACCCTGTCTGTCGGACTGGTCGCGATTGCTACGCTTTTCGGCGGACAGTGGTTGGTGGCCTTTCTCCGACGAAGTTCGAAGTCCGTCAGTCAGATTGTTGACAACCAGCCCATGCTATTGATGTCGCGAGGAGGACTACTGGAAGAGAACATGCGAAAGGCGAACGTCACCCATGCAGACATTTACGGCAAGTTACGCGAGGCGAACGTGATCACTCTAGACGATGTGCTCGCCGTGGTTTTTGAAACGACCGGCGATATTTCTGTTCTTCATTCCAATAACCCCGATGCAACGCTTGCTCCTGAATTGTTGGTGGGGGTCGTAGGAGCAGAAACTTTGCCAGCAGACCTGTTTGCGTCGGACTCGAATTCTTCGAGTTAG
- a CDS encoding HXXEE domain-containing protein, with product MSIPEKTPAPLKWLDDNWPFAGAVTMIFLLGMLPLVAGVWSFALVLVLLQLIVYLAHQLEEHLGDRFRRFVNENVAGGYEALTPRATMWINVGGVWIVYFAALLMAGLFDVGWGLIAVYTMLLNALAHIAATLAMHRYNPGLWTAIFLFLPVGGFTWIILSESNGLGMLAHVVGLAVALAIHIGIVLSVKHRQQLLMQTA from the coding sequence ATGTCCATCCCTGAAAAAACGCCGGCTCCGCTGAAATGGCTGGATGACAATTGGCCGTTTGCCGGCGCGGTGACGATGATCTTTCTGCTGGGAATGTTGCCGCTCGTCGCTGGCGTCTGGTCCTTTGCCCTCGTGCTGGTTTTGCTGCAGCTGATCGTCTATCTAGCGCACCAACTGGAAGAACATCTGGGCGATCGATTTCGCCGCTTCGTCAACGAGAACGTCGCCGGCGGATACGAAGCGTTGACGCCGCGGGCCACCATGTGGATCAACGTGGGCGGCGTGTGGATCGTCTACTTTGCAGCGCTGCTGATGGCCGGACTGTTCGACGTCGGTTGGGGATTGATCGCCGTTTACACGATGCTGCTCAACGCTTTGGCCCATATCGCCGCAACCCTGGCGATGCACCGCTACAATCCTGGCCTCTGGACGGCGATCTTTTTGTTTTTGCCGGTCGGCGGTTTTACCTGGATCATCTTGAGCGAAAGCAACGGCCTGGGAATGCTGGCCCATGTGGTCGGCCTGGCGGTCGCTCTCGCGATCCATATTGGGATCGTGCTGAGCGTCAAACATCGTCAGCAGTTGTTGATGCAAACGGCGTAA
- a CDS encoding Y-family DNA polymerase: MEAMNWLWMDMNSYFASVEQQLRPELRKQPVGVVPLDTDRTCIIAASYDAKRFGVKVGTKVYDARRLCPGIQLIKARPDVYVKMHHRLLASVEKCAPIERIYSIDEWTIRLLGADRQLEQARRLAYRIKRQVAHEIGLWMSCSIGIAASRLLAKIAAGLEKPHGLTALPQEALPERIEHLSLTKLNGVNVGIERRLNQHGVTNVRELWNLNRDEMTRAWGSISGSRWWAGLHGIDEPEPPTRRQSMSHGNVLDPQFRTAEGAHCILVKLICKLAQRLRRSGYFANVLQLSLKDVRGGRFETKTPIPCLQDTPSLLLQFEKLWKSRPVSNTPLLKVDVCVSDLRLASQVTRSLFQELEQPCKLSAVLDEITDRWGPSALFFGSIHRYQHAMEEKIAFGRIPENRSSTS, encoded by the coding sequence ATGGAAGCCATGAACTGGCTTTGGATGGACATGAATTCCTATTTCGCCTCGGTGGAGCAGCAATTGCGGCCCGAGTTGCGCAAACAACCGGTCGGCGTTGTTCCGCTCGATACCGATCGTACCTGCATCATTGCGGCCAGTTACGACGCGAAACGTTTCGGCGTCAAAGTGGGGACGAAGGTCTATGATGCGCGGCGACTTTGTCCCGGCATTCAGCTGATCAAAGCGCGGCCCGATGTCTATGTAAAGATGCATCATCGATTGCTCGCATCGGTCGAGAAGTGTGCTCCGATCGAGCGAATCTATTCGATCGATGAATGGACGATTCGCCTTCTTGGCGCCGATCGACAGCTTGAGCAAGCTCGTCGCCTGGCGTATCGCATCAAGCGTCAAGTCGCCCACGAGATCGGCCTCTGGATGTCTTGCTCGATTGGGATCGCGGCCTCACGTCTGCTGGCCAAGATCGCCGCCGGTTTAGAAAAGCCGCATGGACTAACCGCTTTGCCGCAGGAAGCGCTGCCAGAGCGGATTGAACATTTGTCGCTGACCAAGCTGAACGGCGTCAATGTCGGAATCGAACGTCGCTTAAACCAGCACGGGGTGACCAACGTTCGCGAGCTCTGGAATCTGAACCGCGACGAGATGACGCGTGCCTGGGGTTCGATCTCCGGATCGCGTTGGTGGGCAGGGCTGCATGGAATCGATGAGCCGGAACCGCCCACGCGGCGACAATCGATGAGTCACGGCAACGTCCTTGATCCGCAGTTTCGCACCGCCGAAGGCGCTCATTGCATCTTGGTAAAGCTGATCTGCAAACTGGCCCAGCGATTGCGCCGCTCGGGCTACTTCGCCAATGTGCTGCAGCTCTCGCTCAAGGATGTGCGCGGCGGACGCTTTGAAACCAAGACGCCGATTCCTTGCCTGCAAGATACCCCTTCGCTGCTGCTGCAGTTTGAGAAGCTCTGGAAAAGTCGCCCAGTCAGCAACACGCCGCTACTCAAAGTAGACGTTTGCGTCAGCGATCTACGCCTGGCGTCGCAGGTAACGCGATCGCTGTTTCAAGAGCTGGAACAGCCGTGTAAATTGTCGGCGGTGCTGGACGAGATCACCGATCGCTGGGGACCATCAGCCCTCTTCTTCGGTTCGATCCATCGCTATCAACACGCGATGGAAGAAAAAATCGCCTTCGGTCGGATCCCGGAAAACCGCTCCTCCACTTCCTAG
- a CDS encoding transporter substrate-binding domain-containing protein codes for MKFSFAPTFLVISIGAAFLAIGCTPADQTPTASAEKKSLTVAISPDIPPYVLDQATSGLEVELLQAALPDYELNFVQMPYEALETAVPQQKAAISVGIRQENDHEFDSHDFIAFSNVAIVKKSADMQVASVGDLGKYEVLTWQNAYTELGDQFKTMFAPGGPDHDHYKEVADQKEQVEQFWKSDNAVIVIDRNIFDHFSQSLGHSLEDVRDVELFPGVTSFKVGFAEESLRDKFNDRLTELCSSGKYQKLLDKYQVHLPETPCDAKQENH; via the coding sequence ATGAAGTTCTCATTCGCTCCTACGTTTCTGGTTATAAGTATTGGCGCCGCGTTCTTGGCGATCGGCTGTACGCCTGCGGATCAGACTCCCACAGCATCCGCCGAAAAGAAATCGCTGACCGTTGCGATTTCGCCCGACATTCCGCCGTATGTGCTTGACCAAGCGACCAGCGGATTGGAAGTCGAACTGCTTCAGGCCGCCCTGCCCGACTACGAACTGAACTTCGTTCAAATGCCGTATGAAGCATTGGAGACCGCCGTGCCGCAACAGAAAGCGGCGATTTCTGTGGGCATTCGCCAAGAGAATGACCACGAATTTGATTCCCATGATTTCATCGCCTTCTCGAATGTGGCCATCGTGAAAAAGTCGGCCGACATGCAAGTCGCCAGCGTCGGCGATCTCGGCAAGTATGAGGTTTTGACCTGGCAAAACGCTTATACCGAACTGGGAGACCAATTCAAAACGATGTTCGCCCCCGGCGGTCCGGATCACGACCACTACAAAGAAGTCGCCGATCAAAAAGAGCAAGTCGAGCAGTTCTGGAAATCGGACAACGCCGTCATTGTGATCGACCGCAACATTTTCGATCACTTTTCCCAGTCGCTTGGTCATTCGCTGGAGGATGTCCGTGATGTCGAACTTTTCCCCGGCGTCACCAGTTTTAAAGTTGGTTTCGCCGAGGAGTCGCTGCGAGACAAGTTCAACGATCGTCTGACGGAACTATGCAGCAGTGGAAAGTACCAGAAGTTGCTGGACAAATATCAGGTTCACCTTCCAGAAACTCCTTGCGATGCAAAGCAGGAAAACCACTAA
- a CDS encoding MBL fold metallo-hydrolase, giving the protein MNLADQGRILQVRAPAINFYVLRDQEELYLIDAGFIGGLRRMKRALVRRCWDRFPIRGIIVTHGHLDHIFNVKTIARRYGAWIAAPRLDADQYAGRSNYPGRARVAQWLETVGRPLLGFQRFTPDRLLDDGDMLDVWQGLQAVHLPGHTAGHMGFYSPERRLLFSGDLFVSYRKAARLPPDIFNSHPEQIPASVAAALHLELDGVLPNHCDPSSPAEHLRRFRLLGAKLASSPSRD; this is encoded by the coding sequence ATGAATCTCGCGGATCAGGGGCGCATTCTGCAGGTTCGCGCTCCAGCGATCAACTTTTACGTGCTGCGCGATCAAGAAGAGCTGTACTTGATTGACGCCGGTTTTATTGGCGGTTTGCGACGAATGAAGCGGGCGCTAGTGCGGCGCTGCTGGGATCGATTTCCAATTCGCGGAATCATTGTCACACATGGTCATCTCGATCACATCTTCAATGTGAAAACGATCGCACGACGCTACGGCGCATGGATCGCCGCGCCGCGATTGGACGCCGATCAATATGCAGGCAGATCGAACTATCCGGGCAGAGCGCGCGTCGCGCAGTGGTTAGAAACTGTCGGGCGACCGTTGCTTGGTTTTCAACGGTTCACGCCGGATCGTCTGTTAGATGACGGCGACATGCTGGATGTATGGCAAGGACTTCAGGCGGTTCACCTGCCGGGGCACACGGCAGGTCATATGGGATTTTACTCGCCAGAGCGGCGGTTGCTCTTCAGCGGCGACCTGTTTGTCAGTTATCGCAAAGCGGCTCGCTTGCCGCCTGATATCTTTAACTCACATCCAGAGCAAATCCCCGCGAGCGTCGCTGCGGCTCTTCACTTGGAACTGGACGGAGTCTTGCCCAATCATTGCGATCCTTCATCGCCTGCCGAACATTTACGCCGGTTTCGCCTGTTAGGAGCGAAACTGGCGAGTTCGCCTAGTCGCGATTAG
- a CDS encoding SGNH/GDSL hydrolase family protein, with amino-acid sequence MTNPLNRRQFLALSSLSAAAAALPAWSFAQELTPEVADGVDWYNVQDWGIEGKGWNDTARYFDRLPSRAEGKVRAAVWNLSRHSAGMLVRFETDAPSIRARYKLLSGNLAMPHMPATGVSGVDLYTRNEQGQDRWLAVSKPATQTVNAVLTNDIDPRPNGERRLYTLYLPLYNGVESLEIGVPTGSDFAAVAPRQEKPLVFYGTSIMHGACASRPGMSITGIVGRRMNRPVINLGFSGNGRLEAEVGEFLCELDPAVFIIDCLPNVDGPVVAEKTKPLVLQLRKSHPETPILLVEDRTYTFAPFRQSSRERHARSRAAFKTAFENLQSAGVKNLYYLPGDNLLGSDGEAATDGSHPNDLGMMRYADAYVPALQKILGND; translated from the coding sequence ATGACGAATCCCCTCAATCGCCGCCAGTTTCTTGCCCTTTCTTCGCTCTCGGCCGCTGCCGCTGCGTTGCCTGCATGGTCCTTTGCCCAAGAGTTGACGCCGGAAGTCGCAGACGGCGTTGATTGGTACAACGTGCAAGACTGGGGCATCGAAGGAAAAGGGTGGAACGACACGGCTCGCTATTTTGATCGCTTGCCCAGTCGCGCCGAAGGAAAAGTTCGCGCCGCAGTTTGGAATCTCAGCCGTCACTCGGCTGGCATGCTCGTTCGGTTTGAAACCGACGCACCGTCGATTCGTGCTCGCTACAAACTACTCAGCGGCAATCTCGCGATGCCGCATATGCCTGCGACCGGGGTGAGCGGAGTCGATTTGTACACACGCAACGAACAGGGACAAGATCGCTGGTTAGCCGTCTCCAAGCCGGCGACGCAAACGGTCAACGCGGTGCTGACCAATGACATCGATCCCCGTCCCAACGGCGAGCGACGACTCTATACGCTCTATTTGCCGCTCTACAACGGCGTTGAGTCGCTGGAGATCGGCGTCCCGACCGGCAGTGACTTCGCCGCGGTCGCTCCCCGCCAAGAAAAGCCGCTGGTCTTCTACGGCACGTCGATCATGCACGGCGCCTGTGCTTCGCGTCCCGGCATGTCAATTACCGGCATCGTCGGCCGCCGGATGAATCGCCCGGTGATCAATCTTGGCTTCTCGGGCAACGGCCGGCTAGAAGCGGAAGTGGGTGAGTTTCTCTGCGAACTCGACCCCGCCGTTTTTATCATCGACTGCCTGCCGAACGTCGACGGCCCGGTCGTCGCGGAAAAGACCAAACCGCTAGTTCTGCAATTGCGTAAATCGCATCCCGAGACGCCGATCTTGCTGGTCGAAGATCGCACCTACACGTTTGCGCCGTTTCGCCAGTCATCCCGAGAACGCCACGCCCGAAGTCGCGCCGCCTTCAAAACGGCCTTCGAAAACCTGCAATCCGCTGGCGTTAAAAACCTCTACTATCTGCCAGGCGACAATCTACTAGGAAGTGATGGTGAAGCGGCGACCGACGGTTCGCATCCCAACGATCTGGGAATGATGCGCTACGCCGACGCGTATGTTCCGGCGCTGCAAAAGATTTTAGGAAACGACTAA
- a CDS encoding SRPBCC family protein, which produces MNRSFQRDPDPQLDLVLERVVDVPRELIWAAWTTPEQVCHWFCPRPWTVTDCEIDLRPGGIFRTTMCSPEGEKFPNVGCYLEVIPGERLIWTDMLLPGFRPAEQGFMTGIITLETVEGGTRYKAVALHADIATRKQHEEMGFHEGWSTVLDQLVEFVKGL; this is translated from the coding sequence ATGAATCGATCGTTCCAAAGGGATCCAGATCCGCAGCTGGACTTGGTGCTAGAGCGGGTTGTCGACGTCCCTCGCGAGTTAATCTGGGCCGCATGGACGACGCCGGAGCAAGTTTGCCATTGGTTTTGCCCGCGTCCTTGGACTGTAACCGACTGTGAAATTGACTTGCGTCCCGGTGGGATCTTCCGGACGACGATGTGTTCTCCGGAAGGAGAAAAATTTCCGAATGTCGGTTGTTACCTGGAAGTCATTCCCGGTGAGCGTTTGATTTGGACCGATATGTTGCTGCCGGGGTTTCGCCCGGCGGAGCAGGGGTTCATGACCGGGATCATTACGCTGGAAACGGTGGAAGGAGGCACGCGTTATAAGGCCGTCGCGCTCCACGCCGATATCGCGACGCGCAAGCAGCACGAAGAAATGGGATTTCATGAAGGCTGGAGCACCGTGCTCGATCAGCTGGTGGAATTTGTAAAGGGGCTGTGA
- a CDS encoding alpha/beta hydrolase, whose protein sequence is MQIPSYLRSASLRCLTLAILIAITAATSAEETYTENPGDAGNGDFVIGPDYKVDPDLTDQGNPKGKYFTFSMPLAESKIFRGDDKTLDPTKPVRVARKIFVYIPAAYKDGTPAPILVTLDGPSRLNLVRNALDNLTISKDPTRRIPAFIAIAVENGGNDSYGSQRGLEYDTMSDRFARFINDEVLPAVLNDPQIKAAYPHIAFTDNPWGKAIMGCSSGGAAALTVGWFRPDLFRRLITYSGTFVDQQDDDAAEEEEYPLGAWEYHSGKKLIETSEKKPLRIFTHVSEFDNRAKDPAETYHNWVMANQRTAAALKAKDYDYRFVYSKATRHCDGKVFEATLADTLIWTWRGYHAE, encoded by the coding sequence ATGCAAATTCCATCCTACCTCCGCTCCGCTTCGCTCCGTTGCCTAACACTTGCGATTTTGATCGCAATCACAGCGGCGACATCTGCGGAAGAGACCTATACCGAAAACCCCGGCGACGCAGGGAACGGCGACTTTGTCATCGGTCCCGACTACAAAGTGGATCCCGATCTGACCGACCAGGGAAACCCGAAAGGAAAATACTTTACGTTCAGCATGCCGCTGGCCGAGAGCAAGATCTTTCGTGGGGATGACAAGACGCTTGATCCGACCAAGCCGGTCCGCGTTGCGCGAAAGATCTTCGTCTACATTCCGGCCGCCTACAAAGATGGAACTCCGGCGCCGATTCTAGTGACGCTGGATGGTCCGAGTCGCTTGAATCTGGTCCGCAACGCGCTCGACAATCTCACGATCTCGAAAGATCCAACGCGGCGGATTCCGGCCTTCATCGCGATCGCGGTCGAAAACGGCGGGAACGACAGCTATGGAAGCCAGCGCGGCTTGGAATACGACACCATGTCGGACCGGTTCGCACGCTTCATCAACGACGAAGTGTTGCCGGCCGTGCTGAACGATCCGCAAATCAAAGCCGCCTATCCGCATATTGCTTTCACTGACAATCCCTGGGGCAAAGCGATCATGGGCTGCAGTTCTGGCGGCGCGGCCGCATTGACGGTCGGTTGGTTTCGGCCAGACCTGTTTCGTCGCTTGATCACTTACAGCGGCACCTTCGTCGATCAGCAAGACGACGATGCAGCCGAAGAAGAGGAATATCCGCTCGGAGCATGGGAATATCATTCCGGCAAAAAGCTGATCGAAACGAGCGAAAAGAAACCGCTGCGAATCTTCACGCACGTTTCCGAGTTCGACAATCGCGCCAAAGATCCTGCCGAAACTTATCACAATTGGGTAATGGCCAACCAGCGAACCGCCGCCGCGCTCAAAGCGAAAGATTACGACTATCGCTTCGTCTACAGCAAAGCGACGCGACACTGCGACGGCAAAGTGTTTGAAGCAACCTTGGCTGATACGCTGATCTGGACCTGGCGCGGCTATCACGCTGAGTAG
- a CDS encoding SGNH/GDSL hydrolase family protein has protein sequence MQLRGKRLVAISAAGLLLVGCAVFYVKYFMLRSIGSGPAGPPVDAAPFARVWTDRPVRLVGIGDSVTSGLGADSPSHTYFNRLIANPDDEFPAMQGLCLSKVLPNLAEDNFAISGSTSRDHLQVIEERLETHAPEEFGLVVMTSGGNDLIHSYGRSTPRECAMYGATLDEAKPWIDAFRTRLEEMLVKIEASFPGGCEIYLADIYDPTDGIGDAPSIYLPNWNDGLAIHAEYNEVIYEVAAAHPNVHIVPFYKTFLGHGAHSGQFWRSTYVADDPHYWFYENVEDPNDRGYDAIRRVFLNTIVENSQLVRAN, from the coding sequence ATGCAATTGCGCGGCAAGCGACTCGTGGCGATCTCGGCGGCAGGCCTGTTGCTGGTCGGCTGCGCCGTTTTTTATGTGAAGTATTTCATGCTGCGATCGATCGGCAGCGGACCGGCCGGACCACCAGTTGATGCGGCGCCGTTCGCGCGCGTTTGGACCGATCGACCCGTTCGCCTGGTTGGAATCGGAGACAGCGTCACCTCGGGACTTGGCGCTGACTCGCCGAGTCATACCTACTTCAATCGGTTGATCGCCAATCCGGACGATGAGTTTCCCGCGATGCAAGGGCTATGTCTGTCGAAGGTGTTACCCAATCTGGCGGAGGACAACTTCGCGATCTCAGGCTCCACTTCCCGCGATCATCTGCAGGTGATTGAAGAACGGCTCGAGACGCATGCACCGGAAGAATTCGGCCTGGTGGTGATGACGAGCGGCGGGAACGACTTGATCCATAGTTACGGTCGCTCGACGCCTCGCGAGTGCGCCATGTACGGCGCGACGCTCGACGAAGCAAAGCCGTGGATTGACGCGTTTCGTACGCGTTTAGAAGAGATGCTGGTCAAAATTGAGGCCAGCTTTCCCGGCGGCTGCGAGATCTATCTCGCCGATATTTATGATCCAACCGACGGCATCGGCGACGCGCCGAGCATCTATCTGCCCAATTGGAATGACGGCCTGGCGATTCACGCCGAGTATAACGAAGTGATTTACGAGGTCGCTGCGGCGCACCCCAACGTCCACATCGTCCCGTTTTACAAAACTTTTCTAGGGCATGGGGCGCATAGCGGTCAGTTCTGGCGATCGACCTATGTCGCGGACGATCCGCACTATTGGTTCTACGAAAATGTCGAGGACCCGAATGACCGTGGGTATGACGCGATTCGCCGGGTGTTTCTCAACACGATCGTCGAGAATTCACAGCTTGTGCGCGCCAACTAA
- a CDS encoding glycoside hydrolase family 76 protein, giving the protein MTKVLTIALLFVMASAIRAVEPNQYAQHAEEVTSSIQTKFFDTKSGVYFKTLKHDRLDYVWLQSVMFANLTAAARIDPEKYAASLDAYFTALDGYWDAKAKIPGYEAAPTRGNGNDKYYDDNAWLVITFLEAYETNHDPRYLQRADETQKFVLSGWDEEIGGGIWWHERHKDGTKNTCANGPAAVGCLQLAKFETAESLALIQKAREIVAWTNSALQDDDGLFDDRKVVATGEIKQGKLTYNSALMLRANLGLYRATGENEYLEEAKRIGEAADWFLDKHTGLYRDAVRYSHFMIEADLELYRATNELYLLERARRNVDAIYANWKANAPDDMMSSACIARVLWLMSETEAELGRAFWRNADEVEK; this is encoded by the coding sequence ATGACCAAAGTTCTTACGATCGCGCTGCTGTTTGTGATGGCCAGTGCAATTCGGGCCGTTGAGCCGAACCAATATGCCCAGCATGCCGAAGAAGTCACCAGCTCTATCCAAACGAAGTTCTTCGATACCAAAAGCGGCGTCTATTTCAAAACGTTGAAGCACGACAGACTCGACTATGTCTGGCTGCAAAGCGTGATGTTCGCCAATCTTACCGCCGCCGCGCGGATCGACCCGGAGAAGTACGCAGCGTCGTTGGACGCCTACTTCACGGCCCTCGATGGTTATTGGGACGCAAAGGCGAAGATCCCCGGCTATGAAGCGGCGCCGACCCGCGGCAATGGGAACGACAAGTATTACGACGATAACGCCTGGTTGGTGATCACCTTTTTGGAAGCGTACGAAACGAATCACGACCCTCGCTATCTGCAGCGTGCTGACGAGACGCAAAAATTTGTACTGAGCGGTTGGGACGAGGAGATCGGCGGCGGAATCTGGTGGCACGAACGCCACAAAGACGGAACCAAGAATACCTGCGCCAACGGCCCAGCGGCGGTCGGTTGTTTGCAATTAGCCAAGTTTGAAACAGCGGAATCTCTGGCGCTGATCCAGAAGGCGCGGGAGATCGTCGCTTGGACGAATTCTGCGCTGCAGGATGACGACGGCTTGTTTGATGACCGCAAAGTGGTTGCGACCGGTGAGATCAAACAGGGCAAGCTGACCTACAACAGCGCGTTGATGTTGCGGGCCAACTTAGGGCTCTATCGGGCGACCGGCGAGAACGAATATCTGGAGGAGGCCAAGCGAATTGGCGAAGCGGCCGATTGGTTTCTGGATAAACATACTGGCCTCTATCGTGACGCGGTGCGATATTCGCACTTCATGATCGAAGCCGATCTCGAACTCTACCGCGCGACCAACGAGCTCTATCTGCTTGAGCGGGCCAGGCGGAACGTCGATGCGATCTACGCCAACTGGAAGGCGAACGCGCCGGACGACATGATGTCGAGCGCCTGTATTGCCCGCGTCTTGTGGCTGATGTCGGAAACGGAGGCCGAGCTGGGAAGAGCGTTCTGGCGAAATGCGGATGAAGTCGAGAAATGA
- a CDS encoding alpha/beta hydrolase: MRVFLAPLFVFAVLSLGTSTHSSAAEPFQPQPIVPGGILLPLYPADSPQLNHDRVHEAENYNSTFEKKPATILNVINIHNPSIEVHLATDEPNNTGAAVIVAPGGGHKILWVGPEGADCVPFFKKQGVSTIILRNRLRVDGYVAEIDAVNDAFQAIRLVRAHAVEWKLDPAKIGIMGFSAGAELSAPTAVLYEAFERDNNGASDPLAKVSARPDFVGVIYPGPTPFTAHPETRIPGDVPPSFIASAGSGDKVHALWATDYFTAMLKAGVPNLEMHIYGNGGHGGGLRDRGGIPFGAWTARYAEWLKDLGFLNKPGLPTKAAADVAAYAKKSKR; this comes from the coding sequence ATGAGAGTCTTCCTCGCCCCCCTCTTCGTGTTCGCGGTGTTGTCACTAGGAACTTCGACACATTCCTCTGCCGCAGAACCTTTTCAGCCCCAGCCGATCGTCCCTGGCGGCATCCTACTGCCGCTTTATCCGGCCGATTCGCCGCAATTGAATCACGATCGCGTCCACGAAGCGGAGAACTACAACTCGACGTTCGAAAAGAAGCCTGCGACGATTCTCAACGTAATTAACATCCACAATCCGTCGATCGAGGTCCATCTGGCGACCGACGAGCCGAACAATACCGGCGCCGCGGTCATTGTCGCGCCAGGAGGCGGACACAAAATTTTGTGGGTCGGGCCCGAAGGCGCTGACTGCGTTCCCTTTTTCAAAAAGCAGGGAGTCTCGACCATCATCCTGCGCAATCGCCTGCGTGTGGATGGTTATGTGGCCGAGATCGACGCCGTGAACGACGCGTTTCAAGCGATTCGCCTGGTGCGTGCGCACGCCGTCGAATGGAAATTGGATCCGGCGAAAATCGGAATCATGGGCTTTTCGGCCGGCGCCGAACTCTCGGCGCCAACCGCCGTACTGTACGAAGCGTTTGAGCGTGACAACAACGGAGCCAGCGATCCACTAGCGAAGGTTTCGGCTCGCCCTGACTTTGTCGGCGTCATCTATCCCGGACCGACTCCGTTTACCGCTCATCCAGAGACCCGCATTCCCGGCGATGTTCCTCCCAGTTTCATCGCTTCAGCCGGTTCCGGGGATAAGGTCCATGCGCTGTGGGCGACCGACTACTTCACGGCGATGCTGAAAGCAGGCGTTCCCAATCTGGAAATGCACATCTACGGCAACGGCGGGCACGGCGGCGGCTTGCGAGATCGCGGCGGAATTCCGTTTGGCGCGTGGACCGCGCGTTATGCCGAATGGCTGAAGGATCTTGGCTTCCTCAACAAGCCTGGCCTCCCCACCAAAGCGGCCGCCGATGTCGCCGCGTATGCAAAGAAGTCAAAGCGTTAA
- a CDS encoding acyl-CoA desaturase, with the protein MLKVASPPKRERLEKPSGVTPIRVWWEYVGVIGLIHLLALYAFWPWLFSWTGVISVFVGHHLFGMFGMTVGYHRLLTHRSFQCPLWLEHTFAILGVCCLQDTPARWVATHRVHHQHSDEQEDPHTPLVNFLWSQVGWLMVKDRNFGKMAHLDRYARDVVRDPFYLWLERGQNGLLVFIAHAFIIYLIGGAIGYFTGGWSEAWRMSWSLLVWGVFVRTVFVWHITWAVNSLTHMFGYRTYQTSDDSRNNWLIGLLSHGEGWHNNHHALPTAAAHGRRWWELDLSYRVICCLEAVGLAWNVARPDQKTATKVQA; encoded by the coding sequence GTGCTCAAAGTCGCATCACCGCCGAAGCGAGAACGCCTGGAAAAGCCGTCTGGCGTAACACCCATTCGCGTCTGGTGGGAGTATGTAGGCGTCATCGGCCTGATTCATTTATTGGCGCTCTATGCGTTTTGGCCTTGGCTATTCAGTTGGACCGGGGTCATCTCGGTGTTCGTTGGACATCATCTGTTCGGCATGTTTGGGATGACGGTTGGCTATCACCGTCTACTTACGCATCGCAGTTTTCAATGTCCGCTTTGGCTAGAGCATACCTTCGCCATCCTTGGCGTTTGCTGTTTGCAAGATACGCCGGCTCGTTGGGTTGCGACGCACCGTGTGCATCACCAACATTCGGATGAGCAAGAAGACCCGCACACGCCGCTGGTCAACTTCCTCTGGAGCCAGGTCGGTTGGCTGATGGTGAAAGATCGCAACTTCGGCAAGATGGCGCACTTGGACCGATACGCACGCGACGTTGTCCGCGACCCGTTCTATCTGTGGTTAGAACGGGGACAAAACGGCTTGCTCGTTTTTATCGCACACGCTTTCATCATCTATCTGATCGGCGGCGCTATTGGTTATTTTACCGGTGGCTGGAGCGAAGCCTGGCGGATGAGTTGGAGCTTGTTGGTTTGGGGAGTCTTTGTCCGCACCGTCTTTGTCTGGCACATCACCTGGGCGGTCAACTCACTGACGCACATGTTTGGCTATCGCACCTATCAAACGAGCGACGACAGCCGCAACAACTGGCTGATCGGCTTGTTGTCGCACGGCGAAGGCTGGCACAACAATCATCACGCGCTGCCGACCGCCGCGGCGCATGGAAGACGCTGGTGGGAGCTGGATCTCTCGTACCGGGTCATTTGTTGCCTCGAAGCGGTTGGTTTGGCTTGGAATGTGGCGCGGCCCGATCAGAAGACCGCCACCAAAGTTCAGGCCTAA